TACATACATGACTTCGATAGTTTATATAGGGTTGATCGTTCCCCTAGACGAGAGTATCGTACAATTGAGCATCATTATCATTTTGATGTTTTCAACAAAGCAATAAATTTTCTCCTGATGGAGTTAAATACAAGATTTAATGAGACATCAGTAGAACTGCTTTCTCTTAGCTCAGCATTGGATGCTAAAAATTCATTTGAATCATTCAACATGGATGACATTTGCAAGCTTACAGAGAAGttttaccttaagaattgagttGCAACATCATCAAAGTGATGTGATTTCTGAACCTCGATTTCAAGTATCCACTCTTTCTAAATTATATCAGGAGTTGGTTGCAAGTAGAAGTTTAGATAATTATGTTATGCTGACACGACTAATTTATCTTGTGTTGACACTACCCGTATCTACTGctacaattgaaagaacttttTCAGCCATGAAACATGTCAAAACTACAATTCGTAATAAGATGGAGGATGATTTTCTTGCAGATTATATGACCATTTATATTGAGCGAGAATTTGCTATAAATAAAGATGTAGATTCTATTATTGATGAATATCACGTTATAAAACATCGTGGGCACCGCTTAAATAAATGAGATTGACTTATTACTTTTGATATATTctactaattttatttttatatttgacattttaaaaaatttagccACCCCTCTAGTCAATTCTGGGCTCCGTCTCTGGGCACTAACATAAGCATATGGGAGAATTATAGTTAATTCCCAATAAGGATATTTGCTCAACGTGTTGATTACTATAGTATTAATACCCAGTAAATGCAATTTAAATAAGACATTTTATATATAACGCCCCGGCCCAGGCGGACCCCACCTGAACCGAACCGGACATGTTACCATAATTgctcatcgggttgacgactaaaTCCACAGACCGCCATAGATCCTTTCAgagtgctttgtcctcacttgcaCCCACCTTGAAAATTttcccaagaggtcacccatcctcatatttctccaagccaagcacactTAACTTTGGAATTCTTAAGTTTGGACTTCCAAAAagaaaggtgcaccttggtgatatggatagtaccatctaaccttttaagtcatacttaactaaAATCTCTagaccggggtattacaatcaccccccacttaaagacacaatgtcctcgttgtgtaacaacgaatcacaccacaaataaatcccaaaatctccctcgctaggtgatgccctgggtgctcctgccacaggggCACTCACGGTCGTAAGGTCACTCTGATACCATCTATAATGCCCCGGcttgggcgggccccacccgaaccgaaccgggcaCGCTACCataattgcccatcgggttgacgattaactccacagaccaccggaagtcctttcaacgtgcttttcctcactcgcacgcacttTGAAAAACTTTTCAAGAATTCATCCATCTTCAGATTTCTCCAAACCAAGCACGTTTAACTTTGAAATTCTTAAGTTTGGACTTCCGAAAAAGAATGTGCATCTTAATGATATAGATAATACCATCTAACTTTTTAAACTATACTTAACTAGAATATCTGAACCGGAGTATTACATTATATAACCCTTTTTATTATACAAATTAATAATTTAGAAATCCCACTTGTAAACAATAAATGTTAAAATCCATTTAATTCCAGGAGCTTATAAAAATCATACAGATATTAATTATATTCTTATTCTTTGTCAACTTAATTAATGCAATCATTACATATTTAAAAAGCATGGAAAATCTATTATCCATTATTAAGGTAACTTATTTAATAAGTATTCTTTGCAAATTTAATAAACTTTTAGCCCTTCCTATCAATTTTTTACGATGAGGCAGGAGGGCGCAGGATCAGGGTTATCTCCTTTGTTGCAATCAAAGGCCAAAAGTTCGGACATTCTCGCTAATTATTTTTCTGCAACTTGCTTAGCAAGACTCATTTGCAAGCTCGAATTGAATTTAATTACAGGGAAGACAATAATATAAAACATCCCATATCTTAGCAGAAGCTGTTATAAGCTTTAGAAGATATTGATGCAGCATCACATAAACTAGTTCTCTTACCAACGATGTTTCCTGTGTGACGAAAAAAGGTTGCCAATACCATTATCTCAAGAAGCCGATGACTCAACTGCGATAGGGTAATTGGTGCTTAATCTTGGAGACAGTTGAGATTCTTTCTGAGAAGAGTTTTGATGAAATTCTGCAAGAaacatacttgagcataaataagtttgaacataGAATAGAAAACAATGGAGTGGAATCAAGTTACGATTGAGTTCACCAGTGACCACGATAGATAGACGACGAGAACAAATGTATTCCATAGGCATGGGCAGTAGATAAGAGCAAAAATAAATGAAAGCAACGAGTTTCTTCCGTGGCGAATAAGCATTCTTTCGTGCCAATTCACTTGGTCTCGAGGTCTCCAGGGGGAACCAACTAGAAACATACCTTCTTGATCAAAGGGCTGTTAGAACAACAGTAGAAACTAGTTAGCATCTTCAAAATATGTTACTGAGCTCGTTCTTCTTGATGCTGAAAGTACTAAGAGCTACATCTTATCAAGTATTGCATATTATTTGAAAATGGACAAGTATCATTAAGGACAGGTAAATATTTCCAAAGCATTTGTAAATAGAATCAACAGTATACTGTTCTTTAATAGTTTTTTAAACTATTAGCCTATTAGATGCAATAATTGGCAAAACTGAGCCTTTGAAGAAATGGTATCCATCCCCTGAGGAAACCATGGTTTATTGAACCaatcaatccaaggaagaatgcAAGGAGCTACATAATAGATTCACCAGAAACAGAAAAATGGAACCACAAAACATAATAGCTAAAGATTAATGTATATTATAAATCAAAAGGAACTTGATAAAATGAAATTGTTCTGGTGACAGATTATTCAATTCACTATCTGATAGACAATGCGTGGGTGGAGTTCAAAGTTCTCAGTTAATTTAAACATGTGACAATAAGAAGGTAAAATATAAGGCACTTAGAGATAAAGCTTAGAGAGAATTGGCCTAAGTTTGTTACTTAATACATAAACTGAATTTGCAGCTTCTTTCTTGAAGAATTctagcaatttttttttatcagttaTTAGAGACGATCCCATGAACACCAGAACCAGGTTGCAAGAAAAGACGACTGACGTCTCCATTTAATATCTTACTTGCAACATTTCTATCTAGCTTGTGCATTTCTCTTAACCATCAATAGCAAACATTTAAGCCCATAGGTAGACATGTACTTCAAACCTTGAAATCCTTATGCCAAAATGTTTAAGAGGATTACGACTTTTTAAGCTGTGAGCATGCCAAGTCAATAACGATCCAAGTAAACATTTTCTGCTTcatcataaacatgattttggCATGTATGATGAAATTATGAGAGGCTGTTGACTCAATGCTTGAATAGTGTACTTAAGAAATACCTAGCATTTGGCGGTATCATTCAAGTTATTTGGTAGTCATCACACAGCGAAATGTTTCAATTTGGATAGTTTTCATGAAACATTTCCTGTTTCATCGTAAACATGATTTTGTCACCCTCTCATACATGattgtagcaaaaaaaaaaaacaaaaaaacaaaagtgATTACACTTACCCCATGCGCTCCTCACAGCCCGTCCCCAGTTTATGTGAAGAGAGGTAAATCAAGAAGTTAGCTTATGGCTACCGCAAAGTAGCTAGGGAGTGGGAGGAGTTTTTTCCCCGAGGACCTGCACCCACCGTGAATTGATCCCTGCCCCATTATAAGTATGAGAGATTGTTTGATTTACAAGGACTCATGTAGTTTGAAAAATGCATGTCATTCACataaaatagatttaaaatgATTGAATCTGAATGACACAACCAAAATGTATGCCTATGAGACAAATAAAGGTTTAAAGGCTTTTTTTTTACAAAAGTAGATCAAGtatcatatttattgcctttttcAAGGAAGAAATCAACATTCAACAAagtgtcataaaactagattacAGTATTGCACATAGCATCAAATTAGAAGTGCCATGGTAGACTCAAACTTGACCTAATAAAAATAAGTGAAAACTTAAAATATTAGACAAAAATCTTATTTCTCCACAACCATCTTCACATAGTTGTCAGAAATATAGAGTTACAGTTGTAGGCACATCACTATCTGATTACAATAACAGTGTCTaacttctccttaatgaaaattTGTCAGGATCAATTTTAGTTACAATTATTTAGAAACATGAGGATATAAATTACATAAAATCATATTACACGTAATGTAATTGAATTTGAAGTTCCATGGTAATCAAGGACAATAGTGGAACGACGAAAAGAATAATTATGACATGGAACAATCAGATAAACAAACATTATCTTTGAAAGAAATGCAATTTGTGAAGTTAAAACAAGAGAAGTATTGAaatagaaacttattttgaagATGGACAGCTCTGCATTAAAATTTTTATGCAAATGTGGTTTCCCGTACCTCAACCTGTTGAACCAGATGGTGTTTTCTCATACTGAATGAAGTGTTCAATCAAGTTATAAGCCAGTTGAAATTGATACAATACATGAGATTTCTGCTATCACCTTTCTACAGCAGCAAACACCAGGGAGAAGAATATAGCTGAAAAAGTTTTATCCAGGACCTTTGGTTATTCTCTTCTGACGGTTAATAAGTCCATCCATCAAAGTAATATAAATTGAACTATTAACAGGAACACCTTTCTTCACCATTTCTTCTAGCACAAGCTTAGCTTCTTTGAGCTGCCTACTATTGCATAGCTCATTAATGCGTTCAGAGTAGGCAGAAGAGCTATTATCTTGTGTTTCCACCTTTGAAGAATCAGACAACCCCCCTTGTTCCTTGTTTGTCCCTGATAAAGTTTGGGCTTCTGATAACCATGGGAGAGTCCACTGCTCAGGCAACTTTCCCATTTCAACCATCTTTGACAGCAAGCTCTGTGCTTCTTCTGATCTTCCTGCCTCAGATAGTGCACATAGAACTGCATTATAAGAGTAGGCATCAGACTTAAGACCCTTATACTCCATGTCTACAAGTAGTTCCATTGCATCATCAACTTTAGCCTCCTTGCAGAGTCCTTTTATTAAAGTATTATATGCAATTACATCCACCTCCTTCCCTTTTGAAGTCCATGACTTGAACAAATTAAGAGCCTTATCAACCTTACCATCATTACACAAACCATTCATAAGTATGTTACATGTAACTACATTTGGTCTGAATGATTTCTCCACCATCTTATTATGAAACTGGAAGGCTTGCTCCAAATCACCCTCTCTACAGAATCCATGAATTATAGTATTGTATGTAGTCTCATCTGGCACCAGCCCCCTCTCCATAAGCTCATTCAATTTCTTAATTGTCTCTGCTGTCCTGCCTAACCTGCACAATCCACTGATAACAGAATTATATGTTGCCACTTGGGGCAAAATCTTTTTCTCATTCATCTCATCCCATAATTTCATAGCCTCATCAGGATTCTCATCCTTAAAAAAGGCATTGATAACGGTACCATAGCTAACTTCATCAGGCATAAAACCCCGCTTCGGTGGGCTTCGAAGCACTTCGCATGCTTCATCAAACCTCTTCATTTTACAGAGATTGTGAAGAACAGTATTTAGTGTGAAGGTGTCCATCTTCAGACCTCTTTCAACCATTTCACTCATCAGCTCAAAAGCTTTCCCCACTTCTCCTGCTTTGCAATAACAACTAATCATAGTATTATAGGTGATGGGATCTGGTAACACTCCCTCCTCCTCCATCTTTCTCAGTGATTCAACAGCTTCCCCCATCTTCCCCTCCCTGCACAATCCTTTGACAATAATGTTGTGCGTGACCAAGCTTGGTTTCACACCTTTTGCCCTCATCTCTTCGAAAACACGGAATGCGTCGGAGCTCCTGCTACATTGGAAGCATCCATTGATAAGCGTATTATAGGTGACCACGTCAGGGGGTGTGTGAAGTCTCTCCATCTCATCTTTCAAACGGAAGGCTTCGTCAATGCGGGCATCACAGCACAGTCCGGCAACAAGCATGTTATATGTCCAAATGTCTGGCGGGAAATTCGACTCCGTCATTGTTTCAAAGACCTTGGTAGCCTCCTTCAGCCACCCCAGGCGACAGTAGGCAGCAATTATGGTGTTATACGTGGACCGATTAGGGGGGACGTCCTTCGTTTTCATTTCAGTTAGCAGATCTCGTGCTTCCTTCAACATGCTCCTCTTGCAATAGCCGTCGAGGATGGTGTTATAGGTGATGGTGTCTGGGTGCACTCCAAACCCGACCATTCTGGACAGGAGGGCGACTGCGTCACTAAATTGGGCACGGGAGCAAAAGCCGTGTATGAGGATGTTGAAGGTGTTGATACTGGGGGAGACGCCAAGAGAAACCATCTCATGGAAGAGAGAAAATGGGACGGACGGTGAGGTGTTGGGGGAGTGTACGAGGGCGGAGAGAAGGGTATTGGAGGTGAATAGGGAGGGACGGAGGCGGTGACGACGCATGACCTGGAAAAGCTGAGTGGCGAGGTGAGGCTGGCGGAGTTGAGCATAGGAGGCCACGGCGGTGTCAAGTACGGATTTTGGCATCTTCGGGCAGCCACGGAGGAGTTGAAGGTGGAGGAGACGGTGGCGGTCAAGGCGGATGAAGGAGAAAAGCAGCGACTTGACATCGCTGAACCTGTTAAACCGTACGAGGAAAGGAAGGAGGGCAATAAGCGAAGGAAGAAGCTTCTTGGCGGCGTTGGGATTGTCGGAGGGAAAGGAAAAGCGACCATGGATGAGTTGATAGAAGGAGAGGAGGGGAgcgggggaggaggaggagggggaggaggcCACAGTTGAAAGAATGGAGGCGGCGAGAGGCGGAGAGAGACGAGGCAGGAAAGGGGCGAGAGACTCCTCGAGGGGAGGAGCGGAGGGTGACTGGGAGGCGAGGAGGACGGAGGCGACGCTCTCGACTAGGTCCCCGGAGGCGGTACCCTCCGGCGAGGGGGGCATCGTAGGAGGATTAGAATGAGCAGTTCGGGAGTGGCGGTGGCGGTGGCGCAGCATCTCGACGTCCAGTAGGTTAATACGAAGGAACAAGGAAGATTGTAGGTGGGCCGCCCATTATTGGGCCGGAAATAGAACTAATCGCACTCTAATCCTCAAATACTTGATTTTTTTGCTTTGCTCCTAAACTTTACGCGATTCACTAAACACCCCTCAAAAATAAAATGAATGTCGTGATTCAGAATTCAAGGTTTAATAAGTTTTATAAACCTTATTTTGAGCTTGTTGGCATAGTTGCATTGAGTGTAAATGGCTAATGAAACACTCTAAATCTCACCTTTTTCATCATCTGGAATTGAAACCGACAATTACAATGCACATTTGAAATCTAAAAACTCACAAAGAGATAAACATATATGAATGTGTAACAATATTTCAGCAGCATTACGATGAGCTTTCAATCTTTGATCGAGCTACAAAAGTAAAGTACACTCTCCTTGATCaaaataaatgtaaaaaaaaaatgcacTTATAGTTAAGATACACTTCTGTACACACTAGCAATACCGATGAATGAAGTATTCGAGGATCGAATCATCTTTCCTCAGCTCTCCAACCTTCCGGCAATCGCCATCTTTGGTGCCAATATATTGACACCCTTGGCCAATGGGGAAATCCAAAACTGTAATCTAGTGGTTCATCCGGCAATCCTCCAATAGTTAAAGGCAGCCATACATACCTTGAATCTCTAAGCTCGGAAGGGTTCCATCGATCTGCCATAAAAATGAATATACCGGACAAACCTTGCAATGGTACAACAAAGGTGCTTTGCGCAAAAAATGTTGTCGACCTTAGGATTCTGTTTCCCCCGGTGCAAGGATTTCCCATGGTCTCCCAGGGACCCATGATTGACTCAGCTGCGTGTGCTAGTGCCTCATTTGGAGCCCAACCCGTACAACCGGAAGTGATCATATAGTAGATCCCTTGGTGCTTGAACAATGCAGGAGCCTCTCGATGCCGTCCAACCAAAATTCGCTTCATGAATCCAGACACATTCAGGTAGTCATCTGTTAATGGACCAACATGGAGCTCACTGTTGTCGTTGGAAGAATAGATGATGTAAGCCTCTCCATTGTCATCCTTGAAGATTGTCATATCCCTACTTTCACAGCCTTGCGGATGCATGCTATACAGAAATGTAAATGGTCCAGTAGCAGAGTCACTGACAGCCACCCCAACTGAGGCTTTAGTGTAATTGGCATCGTCAATATGCATCCACATGACATACTTATCAGTTTTATCATTGTAGATCACTTTAGGGCGCTCGAGGACATTGGACTTGTGGAGATCATGGGACACATTAGTTTCTTCTCCTGGTAGAACAATCCCCTCGTTGGTCCATGTCCACAAGTCTTTGGAGGAATAGCAGTTGACTCCAATAATATCTACCTGGAGAGAAGCATATAGGTGATAAGTCCATCTTTCTAAAGAGCTAACAGaaggaaattttagaatttagagAAAAAACACACCGTACAATTGGAAGAATAGCTAAGAGCTATAAAATTATATTCAATTTCCATAGAATGAAGAAAAACACATGAAAAAAGGAATATGGAATATGGTACGCAACTCATCATCTCTCCCGAGTTTGAGGAATGTGGTAGTAATATTTGGACTCTTGAAAAACACAGAGATAAATAGTGACATGAAGAGAGGCCGAATGATCGCCAAATGTTAaacaaacaataataaaaaaCTAACAAGGTGAATTTAGTATTGCTGAAGATATTAGGAGTCCTATGCAATCAAAAAGTAAATGAAACTTTCAAAGCAGGCAAAGAGGATAATTTCAATTCAAATTACAACATAAAGAAGTATAAGCAAAATAATTAGACTGACCCGTGCAGCTGAGCTCTCATGAGCATGATAAGTCGGGCCATCTTTGTTCTCTCCGTACCAGTAATACGTCTCTGTATTATCATCATATAGAATTCCTCCACCATGGGCTTGAATTGGATTGCCATCTGTATCAAGCCACAGTTGTCCCGGATAGAAATGCATGCTATCATTCCCTTCCTTAATTGGACTTATTGCAGTCTTTTTGTTAGGGAAGAAAAAGGCATGCACTTGAGAAGAATCATCAAGGAATTCCTGAATTATTGAAGTCGGTTTTCTTGGTCCTTTTCTCTTGATAGCACGAGGAGATCGCCGGTCTTTTGCAGGAGTAAAATGaaattcttcctcttcttccacttTTTCCAATTTTCTAGTGTCAACAAGATGATTTGAATACACAATGTCTTGTTTGTCATTTTGGTGTATATAGGCATAGAAATATACAATAAGAACAAATCCTGTCAAGCTCCAAATagctaaatgcagacatttgctTCCTGTATTGCAATGGAAAGCCGATGATTTCCGGTGTTTGTTTCTGATCCTCATTCTTCTTTTATCTACCTCCAACACAATGCTGCAGTGCTAGATACTAAACCTATACAGATCCAGAGGACAACCAATCAAATTTACATCAAAGTAGTCCTACATTTTCCTGACACTTCCAATCCAAGATTTAATCAAAACAAAGTCTCTGTGAACATAAAGAACCAAATCAATGATAAAAAACTGAAGAGGCGTAAATTGCTAAGTATAAGATGGACTACTGATTTTCACAGTTGCACGCATGTATTCCAATTTGAACAAATCATAGTCAGAAGTCAGTCCACTTGTTAAAATTCCATTATTTTGATTTAGACTAAATCAATATAGCCATCAAGTTTAATATTCTAGAGTGCTTTTATGACTAATCTTGTCACCACAACTACTGTCATTCAATAAACTATAGTCTTGTCTTTGAAATGTCAATTGCCGTGATGAAAGGTCATTTAATAGTCAGACTACCAGAAACCTTGATGGCTATATTGATTTAGACCTTTCATCACGGCAATTGACATTTCAAAGAATCAGACTATAGTTTATTGTATGACAGTAGTTGTGGTGACAACATTAGTCATAAAAGCACTCTAGAATATTAAACTTGCAGAGAATAGAACAGCTGGGCTAATTATGGCTATAATTGCTGCAGATTATAAACTTCATATGCACCATATAATCAATTCATCATGAAAAGTACAAGTTGCTAATGTCAAAATTTTTGCATATTTGACATTTCAAAATCCAATTTATGAATATATCGTTCTAGAACTTAAAATCTTGCATAAGTGTGTTTATCTCAATTAAAATGGTAACTTAAACCATTTACTCTAATCAGTTTGCCCtcatcttcaaaaaaaaaaaaaacatttctgCCAAAAACAAAGACAGCTGATCGATCAAAAGGCCATCAGTCTTCCTTCAAAAAGAAGTTTCAGAAATACGTCTCCCTCCTCCCAACAAAACAAGCAGATCTAAAGCGGTAAACACGACGAAGGTCATGGAAATAGCTTGCCCCAGattaagaaaaaggaaattagGAATTAGTTACCTGAGAAGATCCCGAGCATGACGGCTGATCTCGAAGCGTCCGGCATGGTCATACAAACACCGCCTCGCAGCAACCTATATCTCCCCAATTTCCTCTTATCTCTTCTAATCGATCTGCAACAGAAAGAGCGCCTTCGGATGCCCACACGGCACCGTGGCTTCAAACCCTCGTTGCTTGCACCTTATGGCATGTGGGAGAGACGAGGTGGGTGACGACGATTAGATTGAGAACTAAAGCGATCGGCCTTTAGATCTATGCCTCCCCGGTGATTTCTTTCACTGCAGTAAAATAAGCTGGGCTTCCATCTTTCACTGCGGTGAAACAGCTGAATTTactgaaaataaaagaaatttattttttattaaaaaagatAACAAATAGCATCAAATTATTAAACTGTTTTAGTCAGAATATGAATTTTTGTCACTTGTCAGTATGAAAAAGGTAAACTGTTTAAAGGCAGAGCTCTCAAGAACGGTGATAGATGTTTTATGTATCTGTACTTAGGATAGTGCCTGATCCATTTAAGGAAGTGAATCTTACTTCTTAGCAACATATCCAGCAAACAAAAAAAAGATAATGGCCATAAACATAATGAGGaaaaaagaagcaaaagaaaCCAAAGTATTCACcttttttttatcaactttttcaTGAATAATTAGTTAGTTGGTGTTTTTTTTCTCAAGTTTGTCCTTCCTCTtaaagggaaaaaataaaaaagagtaattttttatattaaaatgatcaaatatatatattttttaaaagttgtGTTACAATTttcataactattataatataacTAATTGTAGCAGCTAGTTATAATAATTGTGTAATAATTATAATCTAGtaattgttataatataataTGATAGTAGTTACAAACTGTTATAATATGATATTAATCAATGTTAATTAGAGATAAAATGATAGTTATGAACTGTAGTTGCTATCCTATGGTATAATTATTAGTGAGTAGTATGCATGTTATAGTAATTATGAACTATAACTACGACAAGAGCAGGGATTAAGGTGTCGTTTCGTGCCGGGCGGCACGGACGGTTTTTACCGTTTCGTCGCTCGACCGAAATCTGCACCCGACACTCAGTGATTTCGACGCGTGATAGACGCGGGCGTGGAGCTGTGCTTTCGGCGCGTGATACACATGTTGATGCACGCCAGCACAAGCAACACTTGCGATCGATAAATCGCGTGATAGAAGGAATTGATTTGATTTCTTCTGTCGCACGCAAAACCCTATAAAATGTACCAACGAGAGATCGATTAGCAGCAGCGAGGTGAGGCGAGGCGAGGTGAGGAAAGCAGCAGCGAAGCGAGGCGAGGCGAGCACCAGGAAGGCGAGCAGCGGCAGAGGTACGATTTCCCCTATTCGTCCAGTCGCTTATGCATCGCAGGGGTCCGGCGGCGCCGAAGGAGTCGCGCGGACGCCTCCGCCGCCACCGGACCCCTGCGATCCGCCGCTCGGCAGTGGCGTGATCGCTCCCCGCGGCGTGATCGCGGTGCGTGCGTGcgttttaagaaaataaattataatttagatttataaCAATTCCTAATATAGGCGTGATATTTCAAACAGGcttttataaatcctaattaaaatttttcaataaaaattaaaatatataaaaaatatatttaaaaatctaaattttaattaatattctgaaaaattaattttttatgttttaaattgtatttaaaattttttttaaaaattataataaatctgtttaaaattttaaaaaaattataaaaattcagatatatattataatattttttatttaaaatttaatttaatttttttaaaaaaataataaaaattcatatttatcatttatattctaatattctaaaaaataaaaattctaaaaaaaactaataaattaaatttatattttgatatttttattattttatatttttaaaataataattaattaattaattaatataattattatatatcaaGTAACATCTTTatgttaatttatatatttattatagataatatttttttatcttagaattaatttaaaatttgtatCCATAAATATTAACTTTTGTACTTTGTAATATGTTTAGAAATATtacaagttttttattttaaaaatcttgataAAGGTATATTGTCATGTTTATGATTCCTAATAAAACACTTATAATTTTATGCAATTTTGATCATTCTAAATTTAGAAAGGtgaattaatatttttaggagattgttttaaattttaaaaagtggctttttataatttatatatttaatttgtaaatttaCAATGATAAATATATTCTTAACGTTATAAAATGATGATCATTACCTGAAAATGTGtattattcttaattttttttataatgcaTAGGCAATGGCACCCAAACAACAATCTCATGATCCAGCTTGGAGACACGCACATCGATTAGAAAATCGATTTCATTGGCAATGTTTGCATTGCGATATGATTGGGTGCGGCGATGGGGTCACACGCCTAAAACAACATCTTGCTGGTGGATATCCGGATGTTTCTAATTGTCCAAAAGTTTCTCAAGAAGTTCGTCGTGCAATGAAAGAGGAACTTGATGGCAAAAAGACATTAAAGTATAAACAACAACGAGAACGTGAACTTGTTGATAGTCGAAGCTCTAAAGAACCAATCTATGATGAAATGGAAGGTCGTGGTGAAGTTCCAAATGACGAAGACTTTTTAGCAGCTCTCAATGCCTCTCGAACTCAATATGACTATGAGCAAAATATGCGACATAAAAGTGGCTCTGCCAGTGGAAGTGGCTCAACTACTGCATCAACATTAGGAAGGAATGCAAGTGTTCGTATTCCTTCAACACAAGGTGGTATTGGTCGTTCTTTCCTTCTATGGGACGAAAACGTGCAGTCGATATTGCTGATATTGATCCACTAGCATTCTCAGA
The genomic region above belongs to Zingiber officinale cultivar Zhangliang chromosome 11A, Zo_v1.1, whole genome shotgun sequence and contains:
- the LOC122031944 gene encoding pentatricopeptide repeat-containing protein At2g16880-like — translated: MLRHRHRHSRTAHSNPPTMPPSPEGTASGDLVESVASVLLASQSPSAPPLEESLAPFLPRLSPPLAASILSTVASSPSSSSPAPLLSFYQLIHGRFSFPSDNPNAAKKLLPSLIALLPFLVRFNRFSDVKSLLFSFIRLDRHRLLHLQLLRGCPKMPKSVLDTAVASYAQLRQPHLATQLFQVMRRHRLRPSLFTSNTLLSALVHSPNTSPSVPFSLFHEMVSLGVSPSINTFNILIHGFCSRAQFSDAVALLSRMVGFGVHPDTITYNTILDGYCKRSMLKEARDLLTEMKTKDVPPNRSTYNTIIAAYCRLGWLKEATKVFETMTESNFPPDIWTYNMLVAGLCCDARIDEAFRLKDEMERLHTPPDVVTYNTLINGCFQCSRSSDAFRVFEEMRAKGVKPSLVTHNIIVKGLCREGKMGEAVESLRKMEEEGVLPDPITYNTMISCYCKAGEVGKAFELMSEMVERGLKMDTFTLNTVLHNLCKMKRFDEACEVLRSPPKRGFMPDEVSYGTVINAFFKDENPDEAMKLWDEMNEKKILPQVATYNSVISGLCRLGRTAETIKKLNELMERGLVPDETTYNTIIHGFCREGDLEQAFQFHNKMVEKSFRPNVVTCNILMNGLCNDGKVDKALNLFKSWTSKGKEVDVIAYNTLIKGLCKEAKVDDAMELLVDMEYKGLKSDAYSYNAVLCALSEAGRSEEAQSLLSKMVEMGKLPEQWTLPWLSEAQTLSGTNKEQGGLSDSSKVETQDNSSSAYSERINELCNSRQLKEAKLVLEEMVKKGVPVNSSIYITLMDGLINRQKRITKGPG
- the LOC122032440 gene encoding uncharacterized protein LOC122032440; the protein is MRIRNKHRKSSAFHCNTGSKCLHLAIWSLTGFVLIVYFYAYIHQNDKQDIVYSNHLVDTRKLEKVEEEEEFHFTPAKDRRSPRAIKRKGPRKPTSIIQEFLDDSSQVHAFFFPNKKTAISPIKEGNDSMHFYPGQLWLDTDGNPIQAHGGGILYDDNTETYYWYGENKDGPTYHAHESSAARVDIIGVNCYSSKDLWTWTNEGIVLPGEETNVSHDLHKSNVLERPKVIYNDKTDKYVMWMHIDDANYTKASVGVAVSDSATGPFTFLYSMHPQGCESRDMTIFKDDNGEAYIIYSSNDNSELHVGPLTDDYLNVSGFMKRILVGRHREAPALFKHQGIYYMITSGCTGWAPNEALAHAAESIMGPWETMGNPCTGGNRILRSTTFFAQSTFVVPLQGLSGIFIFMADRWNPSELRDSRYVWLPLTIGGLPDEPLDYSFGFPHWPRVSIYWHQRWRLPEGWRAEER